DNA from Streptomyces sp. NBC_01260:
GATCAGCGGCGTAACCCCGACGAATTCGATCGCGGTCTGTCCGCGGTCGCGGTCACGCCCCCTGCCTATCCGGGTGTCCGCCATCTCCGTGGTTGCCATGGATCAACCTGCCCCCTCAGTCGGTCTTGCCACGGCCCGTGGAATCGCCGCGCCTGCGCGCGCGGCCGATCGAGCCTCGATCGTTTCGGTACTTTCCGCCGCTCTTGTCCGAGCTCTCGGCGGCACGGACGATGCCGAGTTCTCCCGCCAGAGCCCAGAGTGCCTGCTTCACGATGCTCTTCGGGTCGAGTTCATGCATCCGCCCGGCATCGACGACACCTTGAAGTTCCTTGAAATTCGCGGGAATTGCCGTGCCGGCGATGCGGGTGCCGGTGATCTTCTGGATCAGCGGCGGCTGGATCTCGGTGTTGCGGTTGAAGCGGTTGACGACTGTCGTCGTCTCCTCCGCCTTGCGGATCTGCAGCCGGTCCCACATCCGTACGATGCGCTTCGCGCCACGTACCGCGATCACGTCCGGCGTCGTGACCAGCAGCGCGATGTCCGCCATTTCGATGGCCGCGGCGTTGGCGCCGTTCATCTGGCCGCCGCAGTCGATGAGCACGACCTCGTACCGCGAGCGCAGCGCGCTGACGATCTGCCGGGCGGACCGGTCGCTGACCTCCTCGCCGCGTTCACCGTCACCGGGCGCCAGCAGCAGCGCGATTCCGGTGCTGTGGCTGAACACGGCGTCGGACAGGACGCGTGGCGAGATGTCGGTGATCGCCGCCAGGTCCACGATCGAGCGCCGGAACTGGACGTCGAGATACGAGGCGACGTCCCCGGACTGGAGGTCCATGTCGACCAGCGCGACGGTCCGGCCGGAGGCCTGCGCCGCCAGGGCGAGCTGCACGGCGGTCACCGTCGCACCGACCCCGCCCTTGGCGCCGCTGACCGTCACGACGGTGCCGCCGGGCCCGGTGAAGACGTCGCCGCCGGCGCCGAGGTGCCGGCGTACTCCGACGGACCACTGGGCGGCCGACTGGACCCGGTTGACCAGTTCCTCGTAGCTCAGCGGCAACGTGACCAGGCCACGTGCGCCGGAGTCCATCGCCGCGGAGAACAGGCCGGGGCTCGCGTCGGCGGTGATGAGCACGACCCCGATGGCGGGGAAGCGCAGGGATACCTCCCGGATCAGCTCCAGGGCCGGCACCGGACCGATCCGCTCGTGGACCAGCACGACCTCGGGCAGCTCGTCGAGGGACTCGCCCGCGAGGCGCGCGAGCGTGTCGATGAGCTGGGTCGAGTCGCCGACCGGAGCGGCCGGCTCCGCGTCGGGGAGCTGGCTGAGCAGGGTGGTGACGGATCTGGCCGCGTCGGCGTCACCGACGGCCGGGAGGATCCTCGTGGTCATGCAATCCTCACTTGTCCTTGTTGAGCGTGTAGGTGCGGTCGCCCGGACGGATACTGCTGTCGCTGCCGGTGGCGATGAGCGCGAGGCGTACGTGCTCCGCGAACGACTCCGCGTACGCGATGCGCTGGGTGTCGAGTGTGTTGAGGGCGAAGGTGATCGGAACGGCCTCGGTGGCCTGGCTGCCCTTGCCGTCGCTGCTCGGGTCCAGGGCGGTCAGCTTGCCGACGTCCAGGACCTTGGCGTTGGAGACGATGACCTTCGACTGTGCCGGTTCGCCCTCGCGCTCGCCCGCG
Protein-coding regions in this window:
- a CDS encoding AAA family ATPase, with translation MTTRILPAVGDADAARSVTTLLSQLPDAEPAAPVGDSTQLIDTLARLAGESLDELPEVVLVHERIGPVPALELIREVSLRFPAIGVVLITADASPGLFSAAMDSGARGLVTLPLSYEELVNRVQSAAQWSVGVRRHLGAGGDVFTGPGGTVVTVSGAKGGVGATVTAVQLALAAQASGRTVALVDMDLQSGDVASYLDVQFRRSIVDLAAITDISPRVLSDAVFSHSTGIALLLAPGDGERGEEVSDRSARQIVSALRSRYEVVLIDCGGQMNGANAAAIEMADIALLVTTPDVIAVRGAKRIVRMWDRLQIRKAEETTTVVNRFNRNTEIQPPLIQKITGTRIAGTAIPANFKELQGVVDAGRMHELDPKSIVKQALWALAGELGIVRAAESSDKSGGKYRNDRGSIGRARRRGDSTGRGKTD